A stretch of the Butyricicoccus intestinisimiae genome encodes the following:
- a CDS encoding YigZ family protein translates to MAESYLVPAGYGEGRYEDRKSKFIGDLYFVESQEQAIELLNEVKAKYRDARHHCYAYIIREGNYMRYSDDGEPQGTAGMPMLDVLRRENLTNVLCVVTRYFGGVLLGTGGLVRAYTKSTQLALENAGINEVNRYAVVLITCPYSLLGTVQNLLPEHNCMVEETDYAADVTLTATLPEDGTAALEQALRDATSANADMEIMDMQFMGRRIR, encoded by the coding sequence ATGGCTGAGAGCTATCTGGTACCGGCAGGTTACGGCGAAGGTCGGTATGAGGACAGAAAGTCCAAATTCATCGGAGATTTGTACTTTGTGGAGTCGCAGGAACAGGCGATTGAACTCCTCAACGAGGTCAAAGCGAAGTACCGCGATGCGCGGCATCATTGCTATGCGTATATCATCCGTGAGGGAAATTATATGCGCTATTCCGATGACGGCGAGCCGCAGGGCACGGCGGGCATGCCGATGCTGGATGTTCTGCGCAGAGAGAATCTGACCAATGTTCTGTGTGTGGTGACGCGCTATTTCGGCGGTGTTTTGTTGGGAACCGGCGGACTGGTGCGCGCCTACACCAAGAGCACCCAGCTCGCGCTGGAAAATGCGGGCATCAATGAGGTCAATCGCTATGCCGTGGTGCTCATCACCTGCCCGTATTCTCTGTTGGGCACGGTACAGAATCTTTTGCCGGAGCACAACTGCATGGTGGAAGAAACAGATTATGCCGCAGATGTCACACTGACAGCGACGCTGCCGGAGGACGGCACGGCGGCGCTGGAACAAGCGCTGCGCGATGCCACCAGTGCAAATGCAGACATGGAAATCATGGATATGCAGTTCATGGGCAGACGAATCAGATGA
- the hflX gene encoding GTPase HflX, whose translation MEDWMLDDMETERAVLVGLHASVFKEDEDASWETLDELEALLETAGGECVGKMLQTRNAPDAHTFIGEGKLQELVTLARDNDATLIVFDNELSPSQMRVLEEATGRTVLDRSALILDIFAQRARTGEGKLQVELAQYQYILPRLSGMGKSMSRLGGGIGTRGPGETKLETDRRHIRQRIDKLRRDLKDVRRVRAVQRRQRQKAELPLVAIVGYTNAGKSTLLNALTDAGIEANNRLFDTLDPTTRKLRISETQEVLLSDTVGFIRKLPHHLVSAFKATLEELEYADLLLHVVDVSREDWREQAATVEKVISQLGAQQIPQLLVCNKADLCENPDLIPSGEHVVAISAKRKRGLDELLTAMEKALGKGKHRVKLCIPYADGYLLDVIHKEAAVFSTDYDADGTVVDIECDDKLYGQLKEYEVQDG comes from the coding sequence GTGGAAGACTGGATGCTGGACGATATGGAGACAGAACGCGCCGTGCTTGTTGGCCTGCACGCGTCGGTCTTTAAAGAGGACGAGGACGCGAGCTGGGAGACACTGGACGAGCTGGAAGCTCTGCTGGAGACGGCAGGCGGCGAATGTGTCGGCAAAATGTTGCAGACGAGAAATGCGCCGGACGCACACACCTTTATCGGCGAGGGCAAGCTGCAGGAGCTTGTCACGCTGGCGCGCGACAACGATGCAACACTGATTGTGTTTGACAACGAACTTTCTCCGTCGCAGATGCGCGTATTGGAGGAGGCAACCGGCCGAACGGTGCTGGATCGAAGCGCGTTGATTTTGGATATTTTCGCACAGCGCGCGCGCACCGGCGAGGGCAAGCTGCAGGTCGAGCTGGCGCAGTATCAGTATATCCTGCCGCGCCTGTCCGGTATGGGTAAGAGCATGTCGCGGTTGGGCGGCGGCATCGGCACAAGAGGCCCGGGCGAAACCAAGCTGGAAACCGATCGCCGGCACATCCGGCAGCGCATTGACAAGCTGCGCCGCGACCTCAAGGATGTGCGCCGTGTCCGCGCCGTGCAGCGCAGACAGAGACAAAAGGCGGAACTGCCGCTGGTTGCGATTGTCGGCTATACCAACGCCGGAAAATCGACGCTGCTCAATGCATTAACGGATGCAGGCATTGAGGCAAACAACAGACTGTTTGATACGCTTGACCCGACCACGCGCAAGCTGCGCATTTCCGAGACACAGGAAGTGCTGCTGTCGGATACCGTTGGTTTTATCCGCAAGCTGCCGCATCATCTGGTGTCTGCATTTAAGGCAACGTTGGAAGAACTGGAATATGCGGATTTGCTGCTGCACGTTGTGGATGTGTCGCGCGAGGATTGGCGCGAGCAGGCGGCAACGGTAGAAAAAGTAATTTCTCAGCTCGGTGCGCAGCAAATTCCGCAGCTGCTCGTGTGCAACAAGGCGGATTTGTGCGAAAATCCCGATTTGATTCCGTCCGGAGAGCATGTCGTTGCGATTTCGGCAAAACGCAAACGCGGCTTGGATGAGCTGCTGACAGCGATGGAAAAGGCACTCGGCAAGGGAAAGCACCGTGTCAAGCTGTGCATTCCGTATGCAGACGGCTATCTGCTCGATGTCATTCACAAGGAGGCAGCTGTGTTCTCGACGGATTACGATGCGGACGGCACGGTTGTCGACATCGAATGTGATGATAAGCTGTACGGTCAGCTCAAGGAATACGAGGTGCAGGATGGCTGA
- the rpmE gene encoding 50S ribosomal protein L31 — MKEGIHPKYVPTTIRCACGAVYETASTKENISVEICSKCHPFFTGKQKLVDTGGRVDRFKRRFNLDK; from the coding sequence ATGAAGGAAGGAATCCATCCGAAGTACGTACCGACAACCATTCGTTGCGCTTGTGGTGCTGTATATGAGACCGCTTCCACTAAGGAGAATATCTCGGTAGAAATCTGCTCCAAGTGCCACCCGTTCTTTACCGGCAAGCAGAAGCTCGTTGATACCGGCGGACGTGTTGACCGCTTCAAGAGAAGATTCAATCTTGACAAGTAA